GAGTTTTAATGGCGAACATGATTTTAAGCCttgttcaaaaaaaaaatggatgtCTGAATTTTTAAAGGAATATGAAGAACCCGATATAAGCTATTTAGCAAAATCTCTTGATAATGAACAAAGACATTACTATAAAACAACATTTGGAGATATAGAACCAGTTGGTAAATATGCAATTTTTGAAGTAAAAGAATTCGATTCATATTGTATTCTTCCTCCTTTAGTACAAACAActataaaagataaaaatactAAAGAATATTTATCATTCCAAATGGACAGAACAGattatcaaatatatttagaaatGATGGGTGGTAAATTATCAGCTATGAAACATTTATGTGCAAATATGGATTatagtgaaaaaaaagaagtaGCAAAAGCTATAGCAGAAgcaaataatgaaaatagttTTAAATTAGTATGTCcttcatattatttaaaacttCATTATAATGCTGAATGtaaaacaaaagataatattttatcatgTATAGATGATCACATTAAGAATTCATGTTTAAATGCAACTAAAAATGAGGAGAATCCAAGTATATGTGaccatttaataaatttattcaaTTCTTTAAGAGATTATCAAATTGAAAGTTTCCACAAATTTTTAACTACAAACGAattaagttttactaaaccAAAAGAGCCTTGGGTAAAACCTTTATTTTACGTTTATAGTCGAAAAGATTTGGTAAATCCcaataaacaaatattatcGGATGCATTTAAAGAATTGAaaccaaaaaataaaatttatttttctttttctgcTGAAATACCTTCGGGCTCCAATTATGTTGATAACACTCAATCAAATTTTAAATTGGGCAAAAAgtcatctaacatttttggtaaaaaatagcaaataaaaatagcaaataaaaaaaaataaatgaaaaaaataaatgaaaaaaataaataaaaataaaaatgttggCTAGCTGTATGTGGCTGTTCATATGTTgtatgtgtatattttttttttcttttcagTTGACGCATTCCAAAAGATCTTTTCGATTTTTAAAAGGAAATCACCCTCTATTCCCTACATTTCAGGTTTGAAAATggacataatatatatatgtatatgtgtgtgtaaaaaaaaaaaaagtgtattaataatttgataatgataaataataattatttattttacagTTAAAGAGTTATCACATAAAATTGACGATTTTGATTTTAAAACCCCTAAAGCACCAAGTacgaaataataaataaaaataaatatacatgtatagataaaatatttatatgtgaATAATAATTGAATAATTATTATGTTGATAAAACAAGTttatttaacaaatttaatttttattataatttgtagTTCAATgtatgatgataaaaaaaactcTCGACCTTAGTATAGAAgttgatatttttaaagtAGCGGGTGCAGAAAATATTTGTAGTGTTATTGAAAAGTATGCTTTATCTAAAGATAGTGATTTTAAGAAAACATCTAAAGACAAAAAACTTCAAAAATTAGATAAAATTCAAAAAGGATTTCATGTTGAGTGTATATTAATATCTACACATATAGAagcatataatttaattagacaatatttaaatttagaaaatgtTTTATCTTTAGTAAGATATACatcattatatttacataaattttttaagacCGTAACATCATTAAAGGACCACTttttatataacaatatGAATGCTATCAAATATGCAAAATCTTGTGGAACCGCAGTTTTACATGTACCATCCGTTTTATAtagaagaaatatatatgttccagaaacatttttatcattatatttagGGTTATCAAATTTAGTTTTATCTAACCCTTCTAGTCCGTTTTTTGAATATTCTATAATGGATTTTTTCACATCTTATTTCAATAAAGGAactaaaaaatttatatattattttatttcagtTATTTCCATACTTCATATTAACCGTTATTATTATGAACAAATTTATTGCCATCATGATAAATACTTTGAAGCATTAAAATCGAAAATGATTCATCCTGACATTGTTAATAagattttagaaaaaattaaGTCCATATTAAATACTCCAAGATACTCGAAAATGCTCGAGTTGTACAATAAGCTTGAAGACGACAAGTTGTTCGACTATGACGAGAGTAAGTTTTGTCACCGTTCATCCATTTTGCTGCACTTTGTCACTGTTCATCCATTTTCTCATCGTTTCTCATCGTTTCTGCATCGTGTTTGCATCGTTTCTGCATCGTTTCTGCATCTTCCCACTATTCATCCATTCCCCCCTTTTCGCTGCCCCCTTTTCAGTGGTCAAAATATTGAAAGGCTTCGACGAGTTCGCACAAAATAAAGATGTGCAAGAAAGAGCCCAACGACAAATTGATAATGAGGAAAAACCTGAAATACAAACCCTTGAAGATATGGCCAAATATAATGAAGAATGGCTTCCCAAATTTAGTCCACCAACTGTTCCTTATGATGATAAAGATCACCCCAAACCAAATccaaatattaaatttgatGAGAATATAAGAAGTGATGATAATTTGACTATAGCAGATAGAGATAAAGAATTAGAATTAGAATTATTTAGATATATTGGTACTTTGAAGGAAAGTAAATCTACATCTGACATTGAAAGTCAATCTGAATCTGATAATGAAAGTCAATCGGGATCTAATAATAGAAGTAAAACTCCATCTGATAATGGAAGTAACACCGATCTTGCGTTTGATGAACAAGTCAAACCTACTGATGTTGAAGAAATGAAAACAGCATCtaaagaatatttaaatagATTAAGTGGCGAagataatgatgatgaaaCAAACGGTTCTAATGTTAATGAGGAAGATAACACTCCTACATCTGAACCTTATACCGATGaagataaaaatttattataatttaaaagcttaatattttattctattatgtatgtattatatGTACAAAGACATGTAGGCAAGTGAATGAAAAATTGTCTTGGTGTTTAATGTATTTATATGTGCATGTTCGCACTTTCTTTTCTATTAATTTTACTGAGATTTATAATTTCTTgtcaataaaatataaaaacatatatacacatgatatatttttcctttttataaatcaaaaaaaactgtcaaataaataattataatgtatatatatgttttatttatacaaaattatgtacatatgtatatttacatttaaaaccgtatgaatttttataaaacccTCATGAAATAAgcttttaaatttaatataataaatgaacTTATGagtttaaataaaatggtaataattttttaagtaGTACCTTTTAAGTAGTACCTTTTAAATAGTaccttttaaattatttctgcatctaatatgaataatattaaagctaataaaaaataggaaaattttttatatatataaaatggagacgtgaaataaaattattatgttcatataaaaaCTGTGATTCGAAAATGTGGGGATAAACACATTTAAAATaggtacatatatattttattccttttgggcatttattttttgtgttagcatataattataaaattttgtttttttcaaaGTTTGGAAATAAAATGTTGAGATGTGTTTAGAAGCAATGCTAAGTTCCAACGTGCTACATGATGAAATGTTTTAGAAGCAATAATAGGTTCCAACGTGCTGCATGATGAAATAAGGTATGGGTTTGTCTTAAGACACAGTTAGAAGCAGTTTGAATCGTTTCTAAATAATTAAGAAATGAATGAGAATATGCgatttatttacatttttgcGTATTCACAATCTTATTTATGcacatttaaattttattgcTTTGATACTTCAAAGAACTTATTCACTACTACTAGttaagaatatatattttctcttaagtttattataaatggGAATTTTCCACATTTagatgtataaaaaaaaaaaaaaaaaattggagAAAAAAAGGGGGTAtaatatgtaataaaataagtagATGTGTAcacataatacatatttatatatgtgtgtacgTATATGGGAAAGCtattttaaagaaaataaattataaaatgtttatgcaagataatataaataaatgggcatataatttcatataatatatatatatatattcatttttttatgtgaAAAAGGTTTTAGTACATATAGATATTTGCAAATATATGGGcgaatatatacattcagTGTTAAGAGTATAAGTTATTTGGATATGCAATTTGATGGTACATACTATTGTTATATGTATTTCACACATATAGATGCATGTACATATGAATAGGAAGTTTGATTAAATTCAGAATAGATATAAGAATTAATTATccaaatgataaaaaaatggatagAAAAAATGACGAAGTAGATGTTAGGAATGTGTATAATTGGGTTCTGAATCGATTAAGATTTTCTTAtcaagaaaaatataatatagaagATATAATTGAGCgaaatgatgaagaaaataaagaagcTGTAGAAAATTTTTTGAGTAAAGGAGAAGATGATGTTTTATTGTTTAACATcgaagataataaaatagttttaaaaaaagaagaaaatataaagtttgatgataaaattgtttattttcataaatatatgaatggATATAttaaagatgaaaataacaTATTATATGGAATCTTATCACCAAATATATTAGACACCTTAAAAATAATGCTTTTAAAAGTTATATatccattattttttaataataaaaatatatataaaaatatatgtatagatgaaataaataaattttcaatGGATTttgatgtatatataaaagagctaaatgaatttattttaatattagaaGATATTAAAAAGGTGAAGAAACAAAAAACTTATGAGTATGAAATGatttgtgaaaaaaatggggcaaacatatttaataaaaatgagaatgatgagaaaaaagaaaattcaaatattaAGGGGAATAATAAAAGTGGAAATGAAATAGAGAATAagattcaaaaaaaaaagacagaAACAACATTACtaacaaaatatttaaatattatagaaTGCTTATTTAATGATATGCAACATAAAATagaagaatataaaaaatgtaattttGATGTAGGACCATTTATTGAGATTCAATATTGGAGATATAAACAtagatatttattatttattatagaagaattaaaaagtagtgaaataaaaaatataataaataatataaatataaataattctaataatgaagaacagaaatatgcatatacttttgatatattaaataaatggaGAGaattagaaataaaaatagaaaatgaatataatgaaagtaaggataatataaaatatttagaaAGTATTGaacaatttatattatctttatatttatgtaatgttgaaaatattattgatAACATTCCTTCACTTTTAAATTCAATTAAAATGATTTATTTGGTTGCACGTTTTTATAATACCCCGAATAAACTtaacaatttatttatcaaaattacAAATCAGCTTGttttaaaatgtaaaaatgaaatattttttgcaaaaaaaaaaaaaaaaaaatattttagaaaatcAAAAAgaaatgacaaaaaaaataagaataattatgaatataCAGACAAAtctgaaaaatataatagacaaaaagataatgataatgatagcAGCAATAATATTAGTGAGGATAATTATTTGGAGGAAGAAGGAAATAATATAAGGTCATCAaattttaagaaaaataaaaaagaatatgACTATTATGGCAaacatatgaaaaataagAATGTTGAAATGAGTTTAGATGGAAATAATGATTCTGATGAAGAAGTGGAAAAAAGTGATTCGTCTTTTGATTATAATTAtagtgaaaatgatgaaCAAACTGATCGAGAAAATAGTGATAGCATTGGAGAGAACATGAGTGAAGAAATAgacaaaaataacaataaaaataacaataataaaaattatgtagaaaatataataaatatgaattttAAAATGGATGAAATGACAAAAGATAAAGAGAAATTATGGGAATTAGACCCTGATGAACTAATAGAAAAATTTGAATTATGTTTTAAATTacaagaaaaatataaagaagaatttgataatataaaaaccttttttgaaaataactctaaaaataaatctgTTAATTTGGATACACAAgttatattttgtaaaatggATTTATTTTGTAGACGTTTAAAAAAGTTGGTAGATTTATTTTTGTGTATAAAACAAtttaaggaattaaaaaaagtgaaattTAATACGATTCAAAATATAACAACATCATTTAATAGATATATAAAAGAGTTTAAATCTAAGCATGCTGATGATATGTTAAATTATACAGACAATTATTTTGATAGAGATTTCGTTGAATTAAGAGTTTATATATCAGAATTAGAAAGTGATTTACAAGAAcgtataataaatttattaaatggaAGTTCAAATATtatgttttcattttttattttttataaatttaaaaagtgTTTTATGAGagattatttaataaattttttacacACAACATATGATATTTTACTTTCCCAATTTTTAGATATTCTTAATTcgattaataatgatttggaacattataaaataaatttaaattcaaataaaaatattaattatcttaaaaatattttctggataattagtattaattacaaaattaatcatataattaaaatatttttagatgaaaataatttgatGCTTAACTCTTCAAATCAAGTCTCTTCTTATTTTGAGATGGCAAATTTGAAGAATTGCAATGCTTTAAAGGGTTTTGaaaaatcattattaaatatttcaaaagaAGTTGGAAATTCAAATGGAATCATAAATGAGGAAATAGACAAACAGTGCTGTGTAGATGAAAGAAAAGAGACAGTAGGATGtcgaaatatttttttcgaaataaatgaacaagttttaaaattattagaagaacatgaaaaaaaaaaaaaaaatgacataaaaaaaaaaatggtatCTGAAGAAGATGGAGAGAAAGAATGTAATGAAGATAAATTAGTAAAAATTGAAGAAtctgaaaataaaaataaaaaaataaaaaataagattTTTAAATCTTCTAGTGGGAAAGaggtattaaaattatatataaaaatttataaatttattgaagaatataaaaataaattatttaaacatTGGGTTTTGTTTACAAAAAGTGTGAATAGCTTAAATGTTACTATATTTGTTAAGCATCCTAAAACTCAAAATGTTACAGTAAATTTTGATAacagaattaaaaaaataattagaGAAGCGAAAATTTTTATGtcttttaattttgaaataCCAGAAGATATAAAAAGTATGATGTCACAAGAATCTAGAATCTATActttatattataagttttataatatattaataattgtaaaaaaaatgaaaaataataaaaaaaaagatatagaATACACATTAAAGcgattttttatatatatagataaacTGATAGTACCATATGCTGTGAAATATACATGGAGTAATTATGCTGTTGAAGAT
The Plasmodium yoelii strain 17X genome assembly, chromosome: 4 genome window above contains:
- a CDS encoding high molecular weight rhoptry protein 3, putative, producing the protein MPKNSLKKLFLASLSTFSISQVWGKDYFNGVLNQKLSDLLQCNFIAYYNAKVGGPNPNAFLDFVEEPEQFQWFVENYLSVPFKAPQHLSFNGEHDFKPCSKKKWMSEFLKEYEEPDISYLAKSLDNEQRHYYKTTFGDIEPVGKYAIFEVKEFDSYCILPPLVQTTIKDKNTKEYLSFQMDRTDYQIYLEMMGGKLSAMKHLCANMDYSEKKEVAKAIAEANNENSFKLVCPSYYLKLHYNAECKTKDNILSCIDDHIKNSCLNATKNEENPSICDHLINLFNSLRDYQIESFHKFLTTNELSFTKPKEPWVKPLFYVYSRKDLVNPNKQILSDAFKELKPKNKIYFSFSAEIPSGSNYVDNTQSNFKLGKKSSNIFVDAFQKIFSIFKRKSPSIPYISVKELSHKIDDFDFKTPKAPIQCMMIKKTLDLSIEVDIFKVAGAENICSVIEKYALSKDSDFKKTSKDKKLQKLDKIQKGFHVECILISTHIEAYNLIRQYLNLENVLSLVRYTSLYLHKFFKTVTSLKDHFLYNNMNAIKYAKSCGTAVLHVPSVLYRRNIYVPETFLSLYLGLSNLVLSNPSSPFFEYSIMDFFTSYFNKGTKKFIYYFISVISILHINRYYYEQIYCHHDKYFEALKSKMIHPDIVNKILEKIKSILNTPRYSKMLELYNKLEDDKLFDYDEMVKILKGFDEFAQNKDVQERAQRQIDNEEKPEIQTLEDMAKYNEEWLPKFSPPTVPYDDKDHPKPNPNIKFDENIRSDDNLTIADRDKELELELFRYIGTLKESKSTSDIESQSESDNESQSGSNNRSKTPSDNGSNTDLAFDEQVKPTDVEEMKTASKEYLNRLSGEDNDDETNGSNVNEEDNTPTSEPYTDEDKNLL